A DNA window from Aminipila luticellarii contains the following coding sequences:
- a CDS encoding MIP/aquaporin family protein, with product MKKDSLAAQCLAEWFGTFFFLTIGIGSVAVLVLGLSDINYPWMAACWGVAITLAIYIVGGISGAHLNPAVTIALAAFGGFEKRKIIPYIAAQVLGGITAAALIYFLFRANIVSYESANGVVRGMTEGLGCGGIFVTQAGASVSMLTAFMNEMFLTFVLVLVIFAVTDTSNGSAPAAGLPAVAIGASVTFAGIALGPLTGFAMNPARDLGPRIFLLLSGWGSSALGEQYYGLIVPIFATILGGLIAGAFYKKVIAKHFI from the coding sequence ATGAAAAAAGATTCTTTAGCAGCTCAGTGCCTGGCTGAATGGTTCGGTACATTTTTCTTTCTGACTATAGGGATTGGCTCTGTAGCCGTTTTGGTCCTCGGATTAAGCGACATCAATTATCCGTGGATGGCTGCCTGTTGGGGGGTAGCGATCACATTAGCTATTTATATAGTAGGCGGTATAAGCGGTGCTCATTTAAATCCAGCGGTGACCATCGCTTTGGCCGCATTCGGCGGATTTGAAAAAAGAAAGATCATTCCGTACATAGCCGCTCAGGTGCTGGGGGGAATAACCGCAGCAGCATTAATATATTTTCTGTTCAGGGCAAATATCGTGTCCTATGAAAGTGCAAACGGAGTAGTAAGAGGCATGACGGAAGGCTTGGGATGCGGCGGTATATTTGTTACACAGGCAGGAGCATCGGTCAGTATGCTGACTGCTTTTATGAATGAGATGTTTTTAACGTTTGTGTTGGTGCTGGTCATCTTTGCTGTTACCGATACAAGCAATGGTTCAGCTCCTGCGGCTGGTCTTCCGGCGGTTGCCATTGGTGCAAGCGTCACGTTCGCCGGGATTGCATTGGGGCCGCTGACCGGCTTTGCCATGAATCCGGCAAGGGATTTAGGACCGCGTATATTTTTGCTTCTAAGCGGCTGGGGAAGCAGTGCGTTGGGAGAACAGTACTACGGATTGATCGTGCCGATATTTGCGACCATTTTGGGTGGCCTGATTGCAGGTGCTTTTTATAAAAAAGTTATAGCGAAACATTTTATTTAA
- the pduB gene encoding propanediol utilization microcompartment protein PduB, whose translation MEGDLLKKIMEAVEDAGGRDEKAVGPSEASNQCELPEFVGAGIGDTVGLVIANLDASLREKINLDPKYRSIGIVSSRTGGAPHVMSADTAVKATNTIIASVEFARDTKGGAGHGSTIIFASEDVSDSRRAVEVMLDELDENFGNVYGCDAGHIELHYTARASFALEKAWGAPIGKAFGITVGAPPAVGMLMADVALKTANVDIVTYASPSSGTCYSSEIIITFTGDAGAVKQAVLQAREAGLSVLRGMGQNPLSTTSPAW comes from the coding sequence ATGGAAGGAGATCTTTTAAAAAAGATTATGGAAGCGGTAGAAGACGCGGGCGGCAGAGATGAAAAGGCTGTCGGTCCTTCGGAAGCTTCAAATCAATGTGAACTGCCGGAATTTGTAGGGGCAGGAATCGGCGATACCGTTGGACTGGTTATTGCTAATTTAGATGCCAGCCTGCGTGAAAAGATCAATCTGGATCCGAAATATCGGTCTATTGGTATTGTAAGCTCCAGAACCGGAGGGGCTCCCCATGTAATGTCTGCGGATACCGCTGTCAAGGCGACAAATACCATTATAGCGTCCGTAGAATTTGCAAGAGATACAAAGGGCGGTGCAGGACACGGAAGTACAATTATCTTTGCTTCAGAAGACGTTTCAGATTCCAGACGGGCTGTGGAGGTCATGCTTGACGAGTTGGATGAGAACTTTGGAAACGTATATGGGTGTGACGCCGGGCATATTGAGCTGCACTATACGGCAAGAGCAAGCTTTGCTTTGGAAAAAGCCTGGGGGGCTCCAATAGGAAAAGCCTTTGGTATTACCGTAGGAGCACCTCCGGCTGTAGGAATGCTGATGGCAGATGTGGCACTTAAAACCGCAAATGTAGACATTGTAACTTATGCAAGCCCTTCTTCCGGAACCTGTTATTCCAGTGAAATTATCATTACCTTTACCGGGGATGCAGGTGCTGTCAAGCAGGCGGTTCTACAGGCCAGAGAAGCAGGCCTGAGCGTGCTGAGAGGGATGGGGCAGAATCCGTTATCTACCACCTCGCCGGCATGGTAA
- a CDS encoding sensor histidine kinase, producing the protein MQDFIGKSLEDILDKDEFMAVQDELSNLLQFSVITVNTEGVPIGHWNNFTDFCHLIRSSEKGYEKCVECDRKASRKAIELGVPQSYICHCGLRDCAAPIIVEGQYLGSVLGGQVLTSEEERSKIDVDRLSEQFDIPKRDLKKCIAKLEVVSEEYLQRCVKFYSFMGTYLAEIIIKKVTQESLAQETSENFKLLQLIKEQELKRMKAQMNPHFLFNALNSIARMALLEDAPKAEQLIYELSDYLKYTIKNVEELPSIKLELDNLMHYIAIQKTRFGDRISFFIDIDPHILDYKIPSMTLQPIVENAIIHGVELLKEGGKITVKGEKNPEDSTICFSIIDNGVGFPEHILELFKSNCHINGDTLGLGLLNTHARIQYEFGSEYGVTIESEPLISNCVTIKLPCIK; encoded by the coding sequence ATGCAAGATTTCATCGGTAAGTCTCTGGAGGATATTCTGGATAAGGACGAATTTATGGCTGTTCAGGATGAGCTGTCCAATTTACTGCAATTTTCGGTCATCACGGTAAATACAGAAGGCGTTCCCATCGGCCATTGGAATAACTTTACAGATTTTTGTCATTTGATCCGCAGTTCGGAAAAAGGATATGAAAAATGTGTGGAATGTGATCGGAAGGCAAGCCGTAAAGCCATAGAGCTAGGTGTTCCTCAGAGCTATATATGTCACTGCGGGCTCCGGGACTGTGCGGCTCCCATTATTGTGGAAGGTCAATATTTAGGAAGTGTATTGGGCGGGCAGGTGCTTACATCAGAAGAGGAAAGAAGTAAAATTGATGTGGACAGGCTATCTGAGCAGTTTGATATTCCCAAACGGGATCTAAAAAAATGCATAGCAAAACTGGAGGTTGTTTCCGAAGAATACTTACAGCGCTGTGTAAAATTCTATAGCTTTATGGGAACTTATCTGGCAGAAATCATCATAAAAAAAGTCACGCAGGAATCGTTAGCTCAAGAAACCAGTGAAAATTTTAAGTTGCTTCAATTAATTAAAGAGCAGGAGCTCAAACGTATGAAGGCTCAAATGAATCCGCATTTTCTATTCAATGCGCTGAATTCTATTGCCAGGATGGCCTTGCTTGAGGATGCCCCAAAGGCAGAACAGCTCATATACGAGCTGTCTGACTATCTGAAATATACGATAAAAAATGTAGAAGAGCTGCCCTCTATTAAGCTGGAGCTGGATAACCTGATGCATTATATTGCTATCCAAAAGACCCGATTTGGCGACCGTATTTCCTTTTTTATTGATATAGATCCGCATATTCTCGACTATAAGATTCCTTCCATGACGCTGCAGCCCATTGTGGAAAATGCCATCATCCACGGAGTGGAGCTGTTAAAGGAAGGGGGAAAAATTACAGTCAAAGGGGAAAAGAACCCAGAAGATTCCACCATTTGTTTTTCTATCATAGATAATGGCGTCGGTTTTCCGGAACATATTTTAGAACTGTTTAAAAGCAACTGCCATATAAACGGAGATACCCTGGGCTTAGGCTTGTTAAATACACACGCACGAATCCAGTACGAATTTGGTTCAGAATATGGGGTGACGATTGAAAGTGAGCCTCTGATCTCAAATTGTGTCACCATTAAGCTTCCCTGTATAAAGTAA
- a CDS encoding response regulator transcription factor, protein MYKLLIAEDEELERMALKKIIERNFSNINVIKPAKNGEEAVNFARIHMPDILLIDIRMPVKNGIEAHKQIIKFHPAIKTIIITAHSEFVYAQEAIKYNVYDFLLKPVSPDVICSCIQSILSSAEEAAASAHTTETPFSQEVITQCLKIIELNYLNDLTLSSIAKQVHLSEKYFSRYFKMKTGYTFTQYIQILKINRAKTLLLDTNIPIFRIAMDLKFSDSAYFTKVFFKHEGLTPSQYRQQFAKN, encoded by the coding sequence ATGTATAAATTGTTAATTGCAGAAGATGAAGAATTAGAAAGAATGGCATTAAAGAAAATTATTGAACGTAACTTTTCCAATATTAATGTCATTAAGCCCGCAAAAAACGGAGAAGAAGCTGTGAACTTTGCCCGTATTCACATGCCGGATATTCTTTTGATCGATATTCGTATGCCGGTGAAAAACGGCATTGAAGCACATAAACAGATTATTAAATTTCATCCCGCTATAAAGACCATCATTATTACTGCGCACAGTGAATTTGTGTATGCTCAAGAAGCCATTAAATACAACGTGTATGACTTTTTGTTAAAGCCGGTCTCTCCTGATGTTATATGCAGTTGTATCCAATCTATCCTTTCTTCTGCGGAAGAGGCGGCGGCTTCTGCTCATACCACAGAAACACCTTTCAGCCAGGAGGTCATTACCCAATGTCTCAAAATCATTGAATTAAATTATCTGAATGACCTGACCTTATCCAGTATCGCCAAGCAAGTGCATCTAAGCGAAAAGTATTTCAGCCGATATTTTAAAATGAAGACCGGGTATACCTTCACGCAGTATATTCAGATACTGAAAATAAACCGTGCAAAGACTTTATTGCTGGACACGAATATACCAATTTTTCGTATTGCTATGGACTTAAAATTTTCGGATTCCGCTTATTT